ccaTGGTTCTTATcctaaaagcaaactttttgccaagtttcatgagtgtaacaatttttgttttatttcttgattttaagtactattttacctgtactaaataagtttgggtcaaaattctgtatgtgccaaAACTCCGATTCCAagattctgtattttaaaattcaaagcgctgttttttttttaattctttaaacacaaaattctgtatttagAATTTCTGTATATTCCAAAGttttgtaaatgataaaagacaAATTGTTTTGACAGTGAAAAAAGTGTGCAATTTTTTCATTATCATTATtcacagaattttggagtacaaacttttgctatttttgaTTTGCAAAACTTTGAATTACAATTTGCCATTCTAACGGAACTCTCCCCTAAGAATGTAAGCCAagaattttttctcaatttatttgcacaattttgtttaagataataaaatttttactctCAGGACCTCGtacagataatttaaaaaactaccACTATTTTAAAAGTCGATGGAGCCATTTTCTTACGTTGCGAGTCATTCTTTCTAGTATCTTGGTTGTTTTAACCGCTTTCATCTGATGCCTACTTTTTATTGTAGGAGTTTTAAAATAtgtggtcactgtggtgtatacgcaacattttttttttccagagaaGCATTTAATcacattttatacaatttttatagCTGACCAAATAAGTTAACATATAATTTTAGATCTCTTAAGAGATAGTTTTAGGTGGTTCTTCGTGATATTAAATGTAACGTGTAACAATGGCAGAACAAtaattgaatgtttttaaaatacattttgtatccCTTTAAACCAGTTACATTTTGCATCTCCAAGGAGCAgtattcttcttctttatttcCAAAGAAGTAAATATTCATGAATTTATGCAAaagatgtaaaaaaacaaatccaTAAGCATTTTCTTTCCACTTTAAGAATCCTTTACCTTAAGAAGCTGTAATTCCATACAACCGgtgttaaatttatttctccTTTTATATCCCAAAAACTAACCACAAGTTGCAACAAAATTACCTACTTTCCATCGAAATCCTTTCAAGATATTCGCTCTTCTCCCACAATTTTGACCTCATATAACACACATACCCTCTTTCTATAATATTCCTCCACCACACGCACACATTAAACCAaagcatttaaatttaattttaaataataaaattattatatcttctgtgtatgtgtgtttgtgtgtgcaCTTTTCTTGTAGCACATTGCAAAATTTGTGGTTAACCAACATTTCCTTTTTCCTTAGCCAGTCTGTATGGGGAAATCTGGTTACTGGAAGAGGGTTCCACTTGTATCCGGGTTCAAGTTCGGAACGTTTAcattgtgaaaaattttgatatattataATTCTCAGGCGGTTGTTGGCCCTACTCTCTCTTTTGTGCAAAGTGGTGGGGCATCATCGTGTGGGTAGTTATATTTCAATATGCTTGAGCTTATAGTGGGAAATAAAATTCCAGatggttattatttttatgtttttaaattagCGTTAAACAAGGaaaatttatttgtatctttGTGTGCCAAGGAGTATTTTATTCTTCATCATTTTGTGTCTTAAGGATTtttgtaagaataaatttatgaaatttagtacaaaaaaatattaactagaGATTCTTTGTATTCCATTGTAAACCTTATCAGAAATTTCTTATCAAGGAACTTTTTAATGCATTTCTGTAAAATTACTACCTTGAACTATTGAAATGAACTTggtattctttatttatttatttttgcatcCAAGCAGATTAATATGTTTACAGATAACCGCTTCTATAAGTAACTAGTAAGTAGTTTAAAAGCATCAACAAAATCCCACTTAGACCACAGTTGAAATTCTTTTCTCTTCCCAGACTTAAGTAAGCTAGTAGCAAAAATAATGGAACGTTGGCAAAATCGTGTTGCAGTTGTAACTGGAGCCAGTTCAGGCATAGGAAAAGCCATAGCAAATGATTTAATCAAAGCTGGAATGAAAGTTGTAGCTGTTGGAAGACGTCTTGaacgtttagaaaaaaatcgttcACAACTTCCCAAGAATCTTCAAGATTTCTATTATCCCCGAAAATTAGACATTACCAACGAAACAGAAgtaaagaaaactttttcttgGATTGAAGAAACTCTTGGTGGCACGGATATTCTAGTGAATAATGCAGGAATTCTACGATTTGGCAAGTTGCTTGATATGAATTCAAGAGAATTCAACGATGTTATCGATACAAATGTTAAAGGATTAATTTATGCAACTCAAGCTGCTTTTAAGAGTATGAATGATAGAAATATCGATGATGGTCATATATTGCATATTAATAGTTGGCTTGGACATCATGTAATTGGAGATCCAAGTTGTGCCAATTTGAATGTTTATTCAGCATCAAAATTTGCAGTTACAGCTATCAATGAGACCTTGAGGAATGAATTGAGGTCGATAGGAAGTAAAATTAAGACTACAGTGAGTACATATTTTGAGAATACTAGCCAGTTTTAAtagtatgtgtttttttttttttaattcttacagAGCATTAGTCCTGGTGGAGTGAGAACTGAAATTCTACCCAAGGAAGCGTATGAAAATAATTCAACAGTTCTTGAAGCTGAAGATGTGTCACAGGCTGTGTTATTTGCAATTTCTACTCCAAAACACGTTCAAGTTCTTGAGTTGATTATAAAAGCTGTTGGAGAACCAATTTAGATTGAAAATTTAGGGTTAAAAAGTTCAGAACATCAAAATTGATTgctatgaaattttaataaaatcttaactttaaaaaaaaaaacttattgacATGATTTTTCCTATGAATCGCAAAATTCAGCGTTCATCGGAAAATGAAATATTGTACATTTATTCTGAACtgaaatttgtttgtgggcCCTCAAGATATGCAACTAATTTTGCACGCAGTGTTGATGAcactatatttttcattatttgatAAAGACTAACCAGTAGGCGTTTAACATCATTTATGGTAGTCGATCTCGATAGGTATAATTATAGAATAGGAATAAGAAAAGCACTATCAACAGTCTAAGAAAAGTTGGAAAAGTTGGTGAACATCCAACAGAATTACTTCATAAAACCAATAAGAACTTAAATTCTGATACGAACTTTAGTTTTAtcagcgaatttttttttaaataagttccAAAAAATGTCCTGAACTACCAGGATGAAGCAAATATCGTTTATAAGTTTGGTTCCGTAAAAACCTATCCTTGGAGATTGAATAAACTCATTTCGCTATTTTAATACAGTAAGAAAAATTAGCAAGTTGATATACATGTCAAAGGCTTAATGTTGTGAGAAAATCGAGattatcttttattttaattaattattttatttattagtcGGGTTCTACAAGAtaagcaaaataaaaactacATTTCGTTGAAGACTAACTTTAAACTAGTATGTTTTCCTATGAAAATTGACTACGGTGACTACGTATTATACCTTATACGTAACATTTTATCTGTGAATTTTTCTAATTCACCGAGAATTCTCATTTTTCATCACTATGCAATATTAGAATGCCaagtatttttatgtttttttttttgttttttcttaagagccaatttttcaatcttctaataaacagtcagttaactgttcgacgaataaagttattaggctcataaccaatcagataaaaacattgaatttttcaatcaagaataatttattctacagaataacaaaaaaaaattgtcaaattcaaaaatatttaaaattaaacgtcatttttattcatgattgtttttgttttcttgttttcttgttttccactgtatttttttcaaaattctttcaaaacagctttgacaactgacacaatatttttgttgagattattccttataatacagtaaaataaggagaaaaaaggggtaaatctcggaatgaatgttagtagaaattttttttgctcaatatcttccttttaccattctataacatatctcaaaagtctagaaaaatctcatgtccgcttgtcgcgatttcaaggtcaaatcgcgaaatggagattttcaaaattagcaaaaataggctatggtattatatacacatatgatacatgatttcaaggtattttttaatgctgattccaaaaaatctaaaatcaagacaatctgacgtctctggaaaaagttatacctgtttttcatctgtcaactcatattattataacagttgcaaacttactgccgaaaaacccttaaaaggtatggtagatgaaccaaattttgcatgaagatcttagaatccatcattattaaaaatcaaaacaatccattacaaaaaatatatatacctacgaaataatggtattttttgatggaggggcaaattttaggatatgcactaaagaagattcttgttaatcttaggaataagtgctaataggctaattttttcattttaatctttgtttggatattctttaactaccctcaaaaatctaaaaaaatctcatgtccgcaagtcctaattttcttggtttgaagataaggtgcagatttgaaaaaattgaaaaactactcttcagatatttgtgtcagatcaacatgaataaggtacattacttttcagggatggtcatattgatttgtttgtgggttttgttggaatcagcgttaaaaaataccttgaaatgatatgggttatgttggtatacatataagaatctaaaattttcttattattttttttaaatctgcaactaacttagtttaacctggaaaataagaacttggggtcatgagatttttttagatttttgacataagttatagaatatccaaacaaagatagaaacaaaaaaattagccttttagcactaattccaaaattgtaccaggatgttttttagtgcacatcccaaaatttccccttttctcaaaaaataccattttgtcatagatataaatgtttttttgcattgcattgttttgattcttaatgataatggatataaaaaaactcatgcaaaatatgattccgctaccattactttaagggtttttcggtagtaagttagcaactgttataataatatgggttgaaagatgaaaaacaggtataacttttttcagagacgtcagattgtcttgattttagattttttggaatcagcattaaaaaataccttgaaatcatgtatcatatttgtatataataccatagcctatttttgctaattttgaaaatctccatttcgcgatttgaccttgaaatcgcgacaagcggacatgagatttttctagacttttgagttatgttatagaatggcaaaaggaagatattgagcaaaaaaaattctactaacattcattccgaggttaaatccttatttgactggattattagaataatttttattcgtctctgaaagaagcagatagttttattcttaggaataagctatatctgcttgttgaaaaattgattttttctctatccttgggaataagtactaactgactgtttaactgactattgaaaaattggccctaagaaaaattaattatttaattagtagtaaataaaatgcacgactggggccgcacgtacttgctcttatgataaaagtagcttttatgtcaaagattaaaaaaaagaatattttaaattagttaaaatttgatttttttaaggaatttcataagaaataataaaccagtgtcacaccatacaaacttttttctggGTGTTGTTccgaaataaaagtaagaaattgagtttttataaaacatggaactgttaattagtttgcagcaaaatggaaaatgaaataaaaaatattatgattaATAAATGGTTCTcaattattaggcaatgttttagtgaaagaattgtaaaaaacaaaaatcaattatgagcgaaggaagcaaaat
This DNA window, taken from Episyrphus balteatus chromosome 2, idEpiBalt1.1, whole genome shotgun sequence, encodes the following:
- the LOC129910164 gene encoding farnesol dehydrogenase-like, coding for MRILIENSNCIITQVLISIYLSKLVAKIMERWQNRVAVVTGASSGIGKAIANDLIKAGMKVVAVGRRLERLEKNRSQLPKNLQDFYYPRKLDITNETEVKKTFSWIEETLGGTDILVNNAGILRFGKLLDMNSREFNDVIDTNVKGLIYATQAAFKSMNDRNIDDGHILHINSWLGHHVIGDPSCANLNVYSASKFAVTAINETLRNELRSIGSKIKTTSISPGGVRTEILPKEAYENNSTVLEAEDVSQAVLFAISTPKHVQVLELIIKAVGEPI